A stretch of the Polluticoccus soli genome encodes the following:
- the pyrR gene encoding bifunctional pyr operon transcriptional regulator/uracil phosphoribosyltransferase PyrR: MKTLLDHNQLNITLMRLAHQLIENHLDFKETAIVGIQPRGIWLSDRIATMVKQITGQRIDYGKMDITFYRDDVHQGAVIVPNETDIRFSVEGRKVVLIDDVLFTGRTIRSAMDALLDFGRAQDVELMVLIDRRFSRELPIQPDYVGLTVDTVNTQKVKVYWKEKDERDEVVLIDQ; the protein is encoded by the coding sequence TTGAAGACCCTGCTCGATCATAATCAACTGAATATCACGCTCATGCGTCTTGCGCACCAGTTGATAGAAAACCACCTCGATTTTAAGGAAACAGCAATTGTCGGCATCCAGCCGCGCGGCATCTGGCTGTCGGACCGTATCGCCACCATGGTAAAACAGATCACTGGCCAGCGGATAGATTACGGAAAGATGGATATTACCTTCTACCGTGACGACGTGCATCAGGGCGCTGTAATAGTGCCAAATGAGACCGATATACGCTTCAGCGTAGAGGGTCGCAAAGTGGTGCTGATAGACGATGTGCTGTTTACCGGCCGTACCATACGCTCAGCCATGGACGCATTGTTGGACTTTGGTCGTGCCCAGGACGTGGAACTGATGGTGTTGATAGACCGCCGCTTCAGCCGCGAGTTGCCGATACAGCCTGACTATGTTGGCCTGACGGTGGATACTGTGAACACGCAGAAGGTGAAAGTGTACTGGAAGGAAAAAGATGAAAGAGACGAAGTGGTGCTCATTGATCAATAA